A single region of the Streptomyces sp. ITFR-16 genome encodes:
- a CDS encoding tyrosine-type recombinase/integrase, which yields MGPDGADAFVVHVENDKKSGTFLDPARGAVRLQVWAQEWVERRAIGDTTRRNYEGFIRNHLVPRLGHRTLASLARRDFEQFAKSLHGSGAGLAASTVNDRMLVVAAMLEAAVVDKQIPDNPARGVRISRARPAAADEDKIPTPTEVDLIAAHISPPYRLAVYLQAGTGQRPSEALAFSTEGRRSGFVRIRWQVSAMAHRADCRMIFVPLKNRTEGEYRDVPTARFVDQEMDAHLSTWKPVPVVFIGQRGKRRRLEAFFSPRSHGKSTMPTATTYGYHFKKACQSAGLVGADGEAAYTPGSLRHFFASTALAHGVPIHEVSRWLGHRSVKTTIDIYGHLLPSAWGRCRTVLQNAMRPAPLIEAGPAEALTGSGVSTQVTGRGAAGEATELHGAGIELPCWDGAGMGTPETTFPQVGALHQTFRFNV from the coding sequence GTGGGGCCGGACGGTGCGGACGCCTTCGTCGTCCACGTCGAGAACGACAAGAAGTCGGGCACCTTCCTGGACCCCGCTCGGGGAGCCGTGCGCCTGCAGGTTTGGGCACAGGAGTGGGTCGAGAGGCGAGCCATCGGTGACACGACTCGCCGCAACTACGAGGGCTTCATTCGCAACCACCTCGTGCCGCGCCTGGGACATAGGACTCTGGCCAGTCTGGCGCGACGCGACTTCGAACAGTTCGCCAAGAGCCTGCACGGATCGGGTGCGGGCCTGGCGGCTTCCACGGTCAACGATCGTATGCTCGTGGTGGCCGCCATGTTGGAGGCAGCCGTAGTCGACAAGCAGATCCCGGACAACCCCGCACGGGGGGTTCGGATATCCCGAGCGAGGCCGGCAGCAGCGGATGAAGACAAAATCCCGACGCCGACGGAGGTCGACCTCATTGCGGCGCATATATCGCCGCCATACCGGCTCGCTGTCTATTTACAGGCGGGCACTGGCCAGCGTCCAAGCGAGGCCCTCGCCTTCTCCACCGAAGGTCGACGGTCCGGATTCGTCAGGATCCGTTGGCAGGTCAGCGCCATGGCCCACCGTGCGGACTGCCGCATGATCTTCGTACCGCTCAAAAATCGGACGGAAGGCGAATATCGCGACGTTCCGACCGCCCGATTTGTTGATCAGGAAATGGACGCTCACCTGTCGACGTGGAAGCCGGTGCCCGTGGTCTTCATCGGGCAGAGGGGCAAGCGGCGCAGGCTTGAAGCCTTCTTCTCCCCGCGTTCCCACGGCAAGAGCACGATGCCCACCGCGACCACCTACGGCTACCACTTCAAAAAGGCGTGCCAGTCGGCGGGCCTGGTCGGCGCGGACGGCGAGGCGGCATACACCCCTGGCAGCCTGCGGCACTTCTTCGCCTCGACCGCCTTGGCCCACGGTGTCCCGATCCACGAGGTGTCACGCTGGCTGGGCCACCGGTCGGTCAAGACCACGATCGACATCTACGGGCATCTGCTGCCGAGCGCCTGGGGCCGCTGTCGTACGGTCCTGCAGAACGCGATGCGGCCGGCACCCCTCATTGAGGCGGGCCCGGCTGAGGCGCTGACCGGATCCGGCGTCAGCACCCAGGTGACGGGCCGAGGGGCGGCCGGTGAGGCGACTGAGCTGCACGGTGCTGGGATAGAACTCCCGTGCTGGGATGGTGCTGGGATGGGCACCCCAGAAACCACGTTTCCGCAGGTGGGAGCTCTGCACCAAACATTCCGCTTCAATGTGTGA